A region of Silurus meridionalis isolate SWU-2019-XX chromosome 13, ASM1480568v1, whole genome shotgun sequence DNA encodes the following proteins:
- the esrrd gene encoding estrogen-related receptor gamma: MEVQDFCLSENFQFLNQENSLLELSSSDDPPSPQEPTIKSDSPILTPHSLSSTSESSGYSVFSSLNPSHFTAQESEELHQTVSILNRDYVPSLSHGHKRLCLVCGDFASGYHYGVASCEACKAFFKRTIQGNIEYSCPVVNECEITKRRRKSCQACRFQKCLRAGMMREGVRMDRVRGGRQKYKRRMDSGLSVFIQSPYTHPVKSIRNKVISQLLASEPAPLRASPDPMAPDSDLKTLMTLCDLLNRELLVMISWAKHIPGFSSLSLVDQMALLQSGWMEALLLCVVWRSLASTQELQFAENLCMNEPQCRNAGLLELYTPLRLLIDKYQQLNISHEEAVTLRAMALANSDAEHVESGDSVLRFQDGLHEALQDYEVNERVAEQHRAGRLLMTLPLLRQSAHRAVQCFRRLHLQQRVPMHKLFLEMLDTKI, from the exons ATGGAGGTGCAGGACTTTTGTTTAAGTGAGAACTTTCAATTTCTCAATCAAGAAAACAG TCTCTTGGAACTCTCATCTTCTGATGATCCTCCTTCTCCACAAGAGCCAACCATTAAATCTGACTCCCCCATTTTAACACCACACAGCCTCAGTAGCACATCAGAGAGCAGTGGTTACAGTGTATTTTCCTCTCTCAATCCTTCACATTTCACTGCACAAGAGAGTGAAGAGCTACATCAGACAGTCTCCATCCTAAACCGAGACTATGTCCCCTCACTTAGCCATGGGCACAAACGCCTGTGCCTAGTGTGTGGAGACTTTGCCTCTGGGTACCATTATGGTGTGGCTTCCTGCGAAGCCTGCAAGGCCTTCTTCAAGCGAACCATTCAAG GAAACATTGAGTACAGCTGTCCGGTGGTGAACGAGTGCGAGATAACGAAGCGACGGAGAAAATCGTGTCAGGCTTGCCGCTTCCAGAAATGCCTGAGGGCAGGAATGATGCGTGAAG GCGTACGCATGGATCGCGTAAGAGGAGGCAGGCAAAAGTATAAACGACGCATGGATTCTGGCCTGTCTGTTTTCATCCAATCTCCATACACACATCCGGTTAAAAGCATCC GTAATAAGGTGATTTCTCAGCTGTTGGCTTCTGAGCCAGCACCACTGAGAGCCTCTCCTGACCCAATGGCTCCTGACAGTGACCTTAAAACCTTGATGACCTTATGTGACCTTTTAAACAGAGAACTGCTGGTCATGATCAGCTGGGCAAAACACATACCAG GGTTTTCTTCACTCTCACTGGTGGATCAGATGGCTCTGCTGCaaagtggatggatggaagcGCTGCTGCTCTGTGTGGTGTGGCGTTCACTGGCGTCAACTCAAGAACTGCAGTTTGCCGAAAATCTTTGTATGAATGAGCCTCAGTGCAGAAACGCTGGCCTGCTGGAGCTTTACACACCACTGAGGCTCCTCATCGACAAATACCAACAACTCAACATCAGCCACGAGGAGGCTGTAACACTCCGAGCCATGGCACTCGCCAACTCTg ATGCAGAGCATGTGGAGAGTGGTGACAGTGTGCTGCGGTTTCAGGACGGCCTCCATGAGGCACTGCAGGACTATGAGGTGAATGAGCGTGTAGCTGAGCAACACCGTGCAGGCAGACTGCTGATGACACTGCCACTACTCAGACAGAGCGCACACCGAGCTGTGCAGTGTTTTCGCCGTCTGCACCTTCAACAGCGCGTGCCCATGCACAAGCTTTTCTTGGAGATGCTGGACACCAAGATTTAG